A genomic region of Gemmata massiliana contains the following coding sequences:
- a CDS encoding BatA domain-containing protein — translation MGFVQAAMLAALAAVVLPVLAHLIFRRRSRPVSLGTLRFLKVAVRHDTRRRKLKRWALLALRVGCVVLLVLLFARPYRVEAVGGGGTGLTVILIDRSASMGRTRDGTRLVEHAVRKLPDVVNRMSGRARVEVAWFDAKVEPVASEDGRVSVSDLNAPEVLAGGTDFAAALTWAGARCEAARGGGPLEVHIITDLQRSGFGSLDVLAFPKDVPVRVWDVGPAATANVAVTEVRPAGLMVRADQPTTVRATILNARPEPLTARAVRLNLTGKGKSFTLPGVASAPAGASTTVTFETPPLAAGLWQGTVTVAGEDGLPADDTRHVAIFAAAKPRVLLLDGAAREVAALGEAYFLERALGLAPPGETVPDAPFRLIVFPYSADARLPDLREVDVLIAANVSGFPAADTGKVRQFLDRGGSAVVFGGGNLTPQSGPSYAAAGLSVGEIAGTHTARDVPFRVADFDAGHPVLVPFADPQHGDLRRIAFSGCTRVVPADGVRVLARFRDETPILLEQRTGAARVLWCGASVGREHGDWSRGRLFLPLVHQLVRGAAGLTGAGPVRDLPAAGEVPGIRAAGPDWEVRNLEPQESELEACTAAEFAERLGVTLATDAGPSGAADAQKDQSGLEQRSGELWPWLWLVVVVCWLAEGLLANRTVA, via the coding sequence ATGGGCTTCGTACAGGCGGCAATGCTGGCGGCGCTGGCGGCAGTGGTTCTGCCGGTCCTCGCGCACCTGATCTTCCGCCGCCGGTCGCGGCCGGTGAGCCTGGGCACGCTGCGCTTTCTCAAGGTCGCCGTGCGCCACGACACCCGCCGCCGCAAACTGAAGCGGTGGGCGCTACTCGCACTCCGCGTCGGGTGCGTCGTTCTTTTGGTGCTGCTGTTCGCCCGGCCGTACCGGGTCGAGGCCGTCGGCGGGGGCGGCACCGGGTTGACCGTCATCCTGATCGACCGCTCCGCGAGCATGGGCCGCACGCGCGACGGCACGCGGCTGGTCGAGCACGCGGTGCGAAAGCTCCCCGACGTGGTCAACCGGATGTCGGGCCGGGCGCGCGTCGAGGTGGCGTGGTTCGACGCGAAGGTGGAGCCTGTTGCCTCCGAGGACGGGCGGGTGTCGGTATCGGACCTGAATGCCCCCGAGGTGCTGGCCGGGGGCACAGACTTCGCCGCGGCGCTGACGTGGGCCGGCGCGCGGTGCGAAGCCGCCCGCGGGGGCGGGCCGCTCGAAGTTCACATAATTACCGACCTCCAGCGATCGGGCTTCGGGAGCCTCGACGTGCTCGCCTTTCCGAAGGACGTGCCCGTGCGGGTCTGGGACGTCGGCCCGGCCGCGACCGCGAACGTCGCTGTGACCGAGGTGCGGCCGGCGGGCCTGATGGTGCGGGCCGACCAGCCGACCACCGTTCGGGCGACAATACTAAACGCGCGGCCGGAACCACTCACCGCGCGAGCGGTTCGGCTGAACCTGACCGGCAAGGGCAAGTCATTCACACTTCCCGGTGTTGCGTCCGCACCGGCCGGCGCGTCGACAACGGTGACGTTCGAGACGCCGCCGCTCGCCGCCGGGTTGTGGCAGGGCACAGTGACGGTCGCCGGCGAGGACGGCTTACCGGCCGACGACACCCGGCACGTGGCCATTTTCGCCGCGGCCAAGCCCCGGGTACTTCTGCTCGACGGGGCGGCCCGCGAGGTGGCGGCGCTGGGCGAAGCGTACTTCTTGGAGCGGGCGCTGGGGCTGGCGCCGCCGGGCGAAACGGTGCCGGATGCGCCGTTCCGCTTGATCGTGTTCCCGTACAGTGCGGACGCGCGCCTGCCCGACCTGCGCGAAGTCGATGTGCTGATCGCGGCGAACGTGAGCGGGTTCCCGGCCGCCGACACGGGCAAGGTGCGGCAGTTCCTCGACCGGGGCGGATCGGCGGTCGTATTCGGCGGAGGCAACCTCACGCCGCAGAGCGGCCCGAGTTACGCCGCGGCGGGGTTGTCGGTGGGGGAAATCGCGGGCACGCACACGGCCCGAGACGTGCCGTTCCGGGTCGCGGATTTCGACGCCGGCCACCCGGTGCTGGTGCCGTTTGCCGACCCACAGCACGGGGATCTCCGCCGGATCGCGTTTTCCGGTTGCACGCGGGTGGTGCCGGCCGATGGGGTGCGCGTCCTCGCCCGCTTCCGCGACGAGACGCCGATTCTGTTGGAGCAGCGAACCGGGGCCGCGCGGGTGCTGTGGTGCGGTGCGTCGGTGGGGCGCGAGCACGGCGACTGGAGCCGCGGCCGGCTGTTCTTGCCGCTCGTGCATCAGCTCGTCCGTGGCGCAGCGGGCCTGACCGGAGCAGGTCCCGTGCGCGACCTGCCCGCGGCCGGCGAGGTGCCGGGGATACGGGCGGCCGGACCCGACTGGGAGGTCCGGAACCTGGAACCGCAGGAGTCGGAATTGGAAGCGTGTACGGCGGCCGAATTCGCCGAGCGGTTGGGCGTGACCCTGGCAACAGACGCCGGCCCCTCGGGTGCCGCGGACGCGCAGAAGGACCAGAGTGGGTTGGAGCAGCGCTCGGGTGAACTGTGGCCCTGGCTGTGGCTGGTGGTGGTGGTGTGCTGGCTAGCGGAAGGGTTGCTGGCGAATCGAACGGTCGCGTAA
- a CDS encoding AAA family ATPase, whose amino-acid sequence MATAEPRTAPPAEANGQPAHDDATAVRKLADARERIKLEVGRVIVGQTDIIDLLLTALLCRGHVLLHGVPGLGKTLMAKTLADSLAMEFRRVQFTPDLMPSDITGTDIIKEDPASGKHSLEFLPGPVFTNFLLADEINRTPPKTQAALLQAMQETEVTVGRQTFPLPRPFFVVATQNPIEMEGTYPLPEAQVDRFMFSLRIAYPTVDEEVKIIKGTTGTALAKAAAALGIEEVARLQEYVRGVPIADSVVNYAARLIAATRPGCGGPADIHKYLSYGASPRASQCLVLGAKARALLSGRFHVDFADLKALAAPVLRHRLVLNFHARADKIDADALVTKLLAAVPQNA is encoded by the coding sequence ATGGCAACCGCCGAACCGCGTACCGCACCCCCGGCCGAAGCGAACGGACAGCCGGCGCACGACGACGCCACCGCCGTCCGCAAGTTGGCCGACGCGCGCGAGCGCATCAAGCTCGAGGTCGGGCGCGTCATCGTCGGCCAGACCGATATCATCGACCTGCTGCTGACGGCGCTCCTGTGCCGCGGGCACGTGCTGCTGCACGGCGTGCCGGGGCTGGGCAAGACGCTCATGGCGAAGACGCTCGCGGACTCACTGGCGATGGAGTTCCGGCGCGTCCAGTTCACGCCCGACCTGATGCCCTCGGACATCACGGGCACGGACATCATCAAAGAAGACCCGGCCAGCGGGAAGCACTCGCTGGAGTTCCTCCCGGGGCCGGTGTTCACCAACTTCCTGCTCGCCGACGAGATCAACCGGACGCCCCCCAAAACGCAAGCCGCGCTGCTCCAGGCGATGCAGGAAACCGAAGTAACGGTCGGCCGGCAGACGTTCCCGCTCCCGCGGCCGTTCTTCGTGGTGGCGACGCAGAACCCGATCGAGATGGAGGGCACCTACCCGCTGCCCGAGGCGCAGGTGGACCGCTTCATGTTCAGCCTGCGGATCGCGTACCCGACCGTCGACGAGGAAGTGAAGATCATCAAGGGCACGACCGGTACCGCGCTCGCGAAGGCGGCGGCGGCGCTCGGAATCGAGGAGGTCGCGCGGTTGCAGGAGTACGTGCGCGGGGTGCCGATCGCGGACAGCGTGGTGAACTACGCGGCGCGGCTAATCGCGGCGACGCGGCCCGGGTGCGGCGGCCCGGCGGACATCCACAAGTACCTGAGCTACGGCGCCAGCCCGCGGGCGTCGCAGTGCTTGGTGCTGGGCGCCAAAGCCCGGGCGCTCCTGTCCGGCCGGTTCCACGTCGATTTCGCCGACCTCAAGGCGCTGGCGGCGCCGGTGCTGCGGCACCGGCTGGTGCTGAATTTCCACGCACGCGCCGACAAGATCGACGCCGACGCGCTGGTGACGAAGTTGCTCGCGGCGGTACCGCAGAACGCATGA
- a CDS encoding DUF58 domain-containing protein, whose amino-acid sequence MTDTRELSDPEFFSRLDGIELRARAVVEGFLHGLHRSPFVGFSVEFASHHEYVPGDDPRHINWKLYARQHRLYVKEFDGDTNLNLYVLLDVSGSMACANKGRSKLAYAATLTAALAHLAIRQHDAAGVTLFADEVLANLPPRATAHQQGEILGLIAGAAPRAVTDAGKAIHQAAELCRKRGLVVVISDGFDDLARLTDALDHLLFLKHEVILFQVLDPWERDLPLEGNVQFRDLETGETLTTLSESVRDGYQAAVREWLNDLDRECRSRGIDRIELTTDDPLDKALLEYFVRRGRMV is encoded by the coding sequence GTGACCGACACCAGGGAGCTGTCCGACCCGGAGTTCTTCTCCCGACTCGACGGCATCGAGTTGCGCGCCCGGGCCGTGGTGGAGGGGTTCCTCCACGGTCTGCACCGCAGCCCGTTCGTCGGGTTCAGCGTCGAGTTCGCCTCGCACCACGAGTACGTGCCCGGCGACGACCCGCGGCACATCAACTGGAAGCTGTACGCGCGCCAGCACCGGCTGTACGTGAAGGAGTTCGACGGCGACACCAACCTAAATCTGTACGTTCTGCTGGACGTGAGCGGGTCGATGGCGTGCGCGAACAAGGGCCGGAGCAAACTGGCTTACGCCGCAACACTAACCGCGGCCTTGGCGCACCTGGCGATCCGACAGCACGACGCCGCGGGGGTAACACTGTTCGCCGACGAGGTGCTGGCCAACCTCCCGCCGCGCGCGACCGCCCACCAGCAGGGGGAGATCCTGGGACTGATCGCCGGCGCCGCGCCCCGTGCCGTAACCGACGCGGGCAAGGCGATCCACCAAGCGGCAGAGCTGTGCCGTAAGCGCGGGCTGGTCGTGGTGATTTCCGACGGCTTCGACGACCTGGCGCGACTGACCGACGCACTCGACCACCTCCTGTTCCTGAAGCACGAGGTGATCCTGTTTCAGGTACTCGACCCGTGGGAGCGCGACCTGCCGCTGGAGGGCAACGTGCAGTTCCGCGACCTGGAAACCGGCGAGACCCTGACGACGCTGAGCGAGAGCGTGCGGGACGGCTATCAGGCAGCGGTGCGCGAGTGGCTGAACGACCTCGACCGCGAGTGCCGGTCGCGCGGCATCGACCGCATCGAGCTGACGACGGACGACCCGCTCGACAAGGCGCTGCTGGAATACTTCGTGCGCCGCGGGCGGATGGTGTAA